From Zea mays cultivar B73 chromosome 3, Zm-B73-REFERENCE-NAM-5.0, whole genome shotgun sequence:
CAAGCTCCAGTAGCATGAGACAGGGGTCACATGCTCATTCAGCACTGGTCTTAGAATCTTGCCAATGGGCACAAATTTGCGATGAACTCTTCCACTGTGAAACGGAACCTCGATGTTCAGAAAATGAAAGGATCCAGACTACATTTTCTGTAGCTCATAATCCATCtaaaaaaatttaaaaaaatTGCTGGGAGTCTTCTCTAAGCGTTTGaagctagagaaaaatgaaaagagGGGTGCGAATGGGTGGCCCCTAAGGGTCTCCACTGTCCACGAGTATTCTTGAGTTTAATTATTAGTACTAGTTTTCTATAATATGCATATTTTTCCGAAAATTAGTACTATAAAATTAAACTAAAGAGGCTCGATGGAGACCTAGGCAGCAATTCTCACACATAGAAAAGATAACTGAATCCAGTGTTCCTGTAAAAGACAAGTACTGACAAGAAGTATGTGTCtattttagggggtgtttggtttctagggactaatttttagtctctaaattgtcaaatatggcgtatttggcaatttagggactaaaaattagtccctagaaaccaaacacccccttagtttgTGTTAAAATATTAAAAATGACAAAGAAAACACTCATTTCCTTCAGTCTTGCGAAGCCTTTGCTTCCTCCTATCTGTTTATAATTGTCCATTCTCTTGGAGTAATCTTTGAAGAGCAGTAAATACTGAAAGCATGAATAGAAATTCCAGGCTGGTTCTTCCATACCTCCAAAAGTGTTGCTCTAATTGAATTCCAAAAGTCGGCATGATCACCAATGACTCTGCACAAAAATTTTAAGCTTAGGTATCAAATAGGGAGCGCACATAGTCTCACTTTCCTGTACTCATTTTCAACATGGATACCAAGAAATGtaatttttctctctcttttgcaGCACTGAAATTTTAACCACAAAGCACTCAGAGCACAGAGAAAAATAACCTCAGCACCCACCTTTCTTCACAGGGTCACATCGCAGGCATTTCGCAATTACACTGGCAAATGAAATGCTCCAAAGGGAACAAAGACATAAACCATCCTGCAACATTTAAGCACCACCATTCAGTTCAATTAGTGGTTATGATCAACCTGGCTGTACTCAACATACCTTAGGTTTTACTTACAAACTAAAAGAGAAGTAAAACAAATAAAGCATCACTGGCATCATAAGTGTAATAAGGCTGTTCTTCAGAAACATAGTGTAAGATAATGAGTGTCTTAATGTATTGCATAGGAGATGAGGTACAATATATATATAGATTCacagaaaaccctaaccctaatgggccgacAACCTAACAGTGGTGTCGGCCCACATACACAGAGCACACACTCTAACACATAGCATAACGCTTCACTAGTTCAAACTTGAATCTATATTACTAAGTAGCTCATAAAAAGGATGCTACATGGAAACCAGCATATCCACACAACTGGATTGTCTCAATTGAATTGTGCCTTTTGTAATTAACATGCCCAGCTCTGGAACACACTAAAAGGTGAAAACTGACAGCCACAATTTTGAGTGCTATTTCAAAAAAAAGTACCTTCGATAACAGGGCGCAGCAAACAGACACAAGAAGGAACGTTGTGCCGATAAATGACAGCAGAATCCTGAATTTGCTCTTCTTCACAAAGATGGTGTGGATATCAGCTCCTCGCTCGCGGTGATGCTTGTAAGTGTACAAGCCATCAGACATCCCATCTTCTTGCTGCCCCATGTATGAGCGCATCAGAAAACCCTAACCTTCCTGCACAGCTCACATCAGCCTTCGCATGCTCAGACGGCAAATTGTGAATCTATCAAAAACAGTTCTTGTGAATTTTATGCGCCCTCCTCGTCTCCCCTTAAGAAGACAGAAGATATCTAAGAAAACAGAAATCTCTAGCTGGACAGTTGACGATGTAAGAAGACAAGAAATCTATATGAGTACAGATTCGCTTATAAACATCACCGTCAGCAGACTGGTGAGAGAAAGATACGCTATGTACCAGTTCAGCTTTTCCAAATCGGTCCACGGAATGTGCAGGAATCGGAATAGGAATGCGTGCGCATGGAGTAGGCGTACCTGGGAGGGAAATccaaggaggatgcggacgagcaATGGCAGCGCAGGGATAGAACCGGTAGCGACATCGGTGGTTTGGAGGAGGAAGAGAAATAACTGACGGACACGATGTCTCCAAAGGCTTGTACAATCTATACGTCTGGACCGTCGATTGGCTTTTAGGCCCAGAGCCACTCCATGTGTGTGCTATTTGCCACAACACCCTTGCAGTCTGAAATTTACAACATTATGACTGGTTTGGTGACCAGAGATTTAGAGAAGATTTATGGAAAAAAAACCCCTTTCCTATTCAATTGAACAGCAAGAGGTTTTCTCTCCGAGGATTTCCTATAAATCCCTGGTCACTAAATCAGCTTGAGAGCTGGTTAAGTAACTAGGGAAATCAGATTCATGGGGAGAAATCTCCTCAATATTTCTTTCCAGGGATCCCCTCCATTTCCTTGGTCACCATCCTTAAGGTTGATGTGGTGCATAAAGATTACGAGGGGATCCATGGGGAGGAATcctcttgctattcaaaattaCATAGCAAGGTGATTCCTTCCCATGATCCATgtccaccaaatcagcccttaatGTCTTTTTTCCCTCCACACATTTATACTGATTTTTAAAACTGATAGTCATATAGAGAGAAAATGTTTAAACTTTAGTTGTCTTCTCATCTCTTTAGCCTACTTTTACATTCCCAGTGCATATCGCACTGTTctatgttgagtttgtgatccaaattctgaagaaggcggccaagttggcgagcgaagcggaggcccgtcgccgggaGGCTTGGGCCGGAGGCTAGTTGCAAAAGGTTTTAGTCAGATTCCAGGAATTGATTACTCTGATGTCTATTCTCCTGTTGTCAAGCATAGTTCAATTCGTACCTTTCTTAGTCTTGTTGCTGTACATGACTATGAGCTTGAACAGTTAGATGTGAAAACTGCTTTCTTACATGGTGATTTGGAGGAGGACATTTATATGGACCAGCCAGAGGGGTTCATTGTTCCTGGAAAAGAAGACTATGTGTGCAGGTTGAAGAAGTCCTTATATGGTCTGAAACAATCTCCCAGACAATGATATAAGAGGTTTGATTCATTTATGCTTTCTAAGGGCTTTCAGAGGTCTCAATATGATAGTTGTGTTTATCTAAAATTTGTTAATGGATCACCTACATATTTGTtgctatatgttgatgatatgttgATTGCTGCCAAGAGCATGAAGGAAATCACTGCTTTAAAGGCACAGCTTAGTAGCGAATTTGATATGAAGGATCTGGGTGCTGCAAAGAAAATCCTTGGCATAGAGATAGTCAGGGATAGGAAGTCTGGACTGCTGTACTTGAGCCAGAAGAATTATATTGAGAAGGTCCTTCGTCGTTTCAACATGCAAAATACTAAACCTGTGAGTACTCCGTTGGCTCCTCATTTTAAACTGTCTGCTAAACAGTGTGCTGAAACTGATGCTGAGCTTGAATATATGTCAAAAGTTCCATACTCTAGTGTTGTTGGGTCACTCATGTATGCTATGGTTTGTTCTCGTCCTGATTTGTCTCATGCTATGAGCGTTGTTGCTAGATACATGTCTAATCCTGGTAAAGAGCATTGGAAAGCTGTTCAGTGGATTTTCAGATATCTACGTGGTTCTTCTAGTGCTTGTTTATGTTTTGGTAAATCTGGAGATGGTCTGATTGGCTATGTTGATTCAGATTATGGTGGTGATTTAGACAGGAGGAGATCTCTTtcaggttatgtctttactattggagaTTGTGCTGTGAGTTGGAAAGCTCGTTTACAGGATACTGTTGCTTTGTCTACCACAGAAGCTGAATATATGGCAATTGCAGAAGTTACTAAGGAAGCCTTATGGTTGAAAGGTATATATTCAGAGCTATGTGGAATTAAGTTGTAACACTCAAGTTGTATACCAAGAGTAATAAAGAGAGTTCCTTATTTTGTGTgtttcatttgcatcataaaaagagcacctatgtaattgggagtgactaaataaaacaattattctaaaataaagaaaaaaaaaatgcatttgttggagttttatgtgttgtgcattaaataaaaccaTAATGATAAAAAAATGATAAGGTAATAATTATTGGAAGCTTGATTAAGCCACATTGAAAACTAGGGTTTAAAGGGAGAAGAAAAATGTTatgaaaataaagaaaataatgtaAATATATTCCAAAAATTTGTATTTCATATTCCAGAATATGATTTGATAACAAATGTGCACAAGGGTTGaaaactaaattcaaattcaaatttaaacctagaagaaagaaaacagaaaaataaaaagaaaaagaagagaagCTAGCAGAATCGACCTGGGCCGATTTCACCTGCTCGGCCCAGCTTCACCTCGCGCGCGCGGCCCGTGCTCTCACCTCCGTGCGCACCCGACAAGCGGGGCCCGCCGTCAGCCTCTCCAGTTTCTTCGCGTGGCTCGCTCGTGCGTTGCTGCGTCGTGGTCCCACCGGTCAGGGTCTTCTTCCCCAACGCTCCCGCAGCGATCGGACGGGCTGAACCAACCGCGGCATGCGCGGGGTTTCTGGTTGACCGGACTTCGCATTGATAAGGGGGTGGGGCGACTCCTAAACCGCATGCACCTCCTTCCCCCTCTCGCCCTGCTAAATCGCTCGCCGCCAGGAAGTTTTACTCCACCACCGAGAGCGCTTCGCCACCACAATTCACACCGCCGCCGTGCGTTCGCCTTGCCTACGGGTGCGTTCCAAGCTTGGGGATTGGCCCGGGGGGGTTCCGTCGTCGACGCGAAAGCTGTGCGTGGCACTATCGGGTCGAGAACCGGCCGGAATTGCTGGACGGAGCTGGGGCGCCACCGCGAATCGGCGCTTCACCGTGGGCAGTCGTCTCTGCGCCATTATCGACGGTGAGTTCTCCTCCATGCGGTTCGCAGTGCCCTCTAGATCGCGTGGCACCTTTTAATTTGTGTTTGGCGCTCGGGGGGACCGGATTTCGCGAGCTCCGGTGAACCCGCCGCCGTGAAatcgggcggcgccgccgtcgctGGCGAAGGGATTGGGGGGAAACGTTGTGGCCGTCGATCGGGTTAGGGACGGCTCTGATTAGACGCGTGCGTACCGATTCAATCGGGTGATCCTGGTTCGTCCGATCTGGATCCTGCGCGCTCGGATTGTTCTGGTTGTTTAAAATCTAGGCCGTAGATCTCCCATCCAACGCTCGCCGAGCGTACCGCTTCGGCGCCCTTCAAATCTGATCTGAGCCCTCGGTGTTTAATCCAACGGCCGAGATcgcaccgtaccccttcgcggggcagtttttctaaagagaccccctgctttcgtagaatcaacccgccatccagagcACCCTATTCACTGTGTCACGGAAAACTTACCCCGAGGCCCCtgagttttctggaatttgacgtCCAGTCCCGAGAgttttaaaaacagagaaattaatattagaaattcatttttaatacaaaaacaaatctagaaacttgtaaaatgcatagaaaattcattttaattccaaattgagtcattccaatttctaaaattttgtaataatattcttcatcatttagtgtctctgttttgacaagaACTCTGtcagaaaatttatttatcatccaatcctattataatcaccttaaatcttagaaaattcataacttaaattctataactccaaattcagtgattccagttcctatgatgtcattttaatgtgtagatttttactgtatatttcattcatctgtttggtgtgatgttgattttggctatactatgtatgtattgtgttgatgcgagtagacgagcaagctactgtggaaactgaggttcagcaagtagaagtagctgagcaggagctcattacaggcaagttgtgcccttgatcacttactttcccagccatgttcttattaattttaatgatctgcataggataattttgatgggagcctttatgttaccccagttttgattacctctataccttgttcacccctgaaatatttttgggtagtacttgctattgctttatgtggattgggtatggagatgcactattcatgattattctgttatgatcttgttattattattgttcatgttaagatcattaaattaatgggaacatggagcgaccacccgggaaaacagtgctaccacaagggtttaatgggacgcccttggctgattaactaggaaagctaggggagggctaccttacccgaaaggggcaagggcagtaggggagaggtcagtgcggggaggtccctggttgattttgctgcgatggctatcagccaggaaccctttactggatcttcccata
This genomic window contains:
- the LOC100278194 gene encoding uncharacterized LOC100278194; its protein translation is MRSYMGQQEDGMSDGLYTYKHHRERGADIHTIFVKKSKFRILLSFIGTTFLLVSVCCALLSKDGLCLCSLWSISFASVIAKCLRCDPVKKESLVIMPTFGIQLEQHFWSGRVHRKFVPIGKILRPVLNEHVTPVSCYWSLALLVREEYELMLVFKSLNPPVKMLVPIWKALCAFVDSNTLGNSALPQST